The Roseofilum reptotaenium CS-1145 genome includes the window CCGCCTTCCGTCTAGAAATTAGGATTTGGGTGAGTCCGAAGGGTTTGCTTCTGAAGTGAAGTCAACCTCTGATTCTGACTCACTGTTCATTTCTGCTTTAAATCCACGAATGGTTTTGCCCATAGCTCTACCCATTTCGGGGATTTTTTTAGGCCCAAAAATGAGCAGAGCAACCACAGCAATAATGCCAATTTCTGGTAATCCGAGACCAAACATAGGGGTTTCCTGAGCTATAGAGTGAAGGGTTGCTGCTGCCTACCCTAGGGAGAGGGTTTTGGCGAGATCAAGCAACCTGGTATACTGATATGCTTAAAGGTTAGCATCCTTTGGAAGTCCCTTGCTGATGTCTTGAATGGGTGAAGGTCTGGTTATGTCACGAGTGGTATTGAGAGAGCAACAACATCCCCTAATTCGGCAGTTAGCCGATACTCTAGAGCAGGTTTGGAAAACTTATCTAGACCTGGAACCCTATGATTTGCCTGGAGAGTTAGGTTATGTGGAGGGACGACTAGAGGGGGAGAAGCTAACAATTGAAAATAAATGTTATCAAACGCCTCAGTTTCGGAAGATTCATCTGGAGTTGGCAAAGCTCGGCAAGGGTTTGGATATTCTCCATTGTGTGATGTTTCCGCGACCGAATTATAATTTGCCCATGTTTGGTTGCGATCTAGTGGCGGGTAAGGGACAGATTAGTGCAGCGATCGCCGATTTGTCTCCAGTGAATCCTAACCGCACCTTGCCAGAGTCCTATTATCGAGCGCTGCAATCTTTACCTAAACCAGAATTTGCCCAATATCGCCAACTCCCCCCTTGGGCGGATATTTTTTCCGAGTTTTGTTTGTTTATTCGCCCAGAAAATGAAGCGGAAGAAGTTCATTTTGTCGAACGGGTAGAGGCATTTATGAAAATTCATTGTGCCCAAGCCGCAGCCGCGCAACCCGTTTCCGCCGGAGAACAGAAGACAATTTTGGCCGGTCAACGCTATTACTGTACCCAACAACAACAAAATGATAAGACTCGCCGAGTCTTAGAAAAGGCATTTGGCCGCGAATGGGCAGATAATTATATGAATAAGGTGCTCTTTGATTACGTTGAAAACCCGGAAGACTGTGTGGTTTAACCTACTTTAATTCAGGCGATAATGGAGACTTGAGATAAGCTTGGATTGCCTGAAGTTCAGTCTCGGTGGGCGCGCTACGGCGATGGACTTCCTTGAGGAATCGTAAGCTTTCCCAGAGTTCAAGACCTTGGTGGCGACACAGATAAGCAAGACAGACCGTAGGCGATCGCTCTATACCCGCAAAGCAATGGATATAAAGAGATTTTCCTTCCTCTAGGGTTTGGTGAACCAGCTTAACCGCTTCGGCTAAGTCTTCAGGTTTCAATGGTTCTTGATAGTGACTATCGGGCAGAGGATAGCACAGACACTGAAATTGGCTCTTAAATTCAGGTTGGATTGCCCCTTCTGCCTCTGGACAGAGGGAGAGAATGGTTTCAATCTGTTCTTCCTGTAGACGGGCATAATGGTTTTTATGGATTGGCAGGGGGCCGATCGCCAATTTCCGAGGTAAAACCCAATGGCAACAAAATCGATCTTTACGGTTTGAAGATTGCCCTGGGGACTTTTGAGTTAATTTCTTCCAGAATGAAATCACGATAATCAGGAACGATTCAGATCATTAGTATAATCAAGGCGAGGTAAGAAACCTCCGGAATTTCAGTTGCTAAAGGTGATGTAGTAATCGTCAACCACCAGAAGGTGTTGAGTGTTAAACTATATCTCCAATAGTATAGAGTTGAATTTTAAAAAAAGCATATATGGCTAAATTGATAATGGCAAAGGCGATCGCTCAAGAACCCAAACGATTAAGTCCCTTAAAAACAAAGCAGAGAAAAAACATATGGGTAACATGGATACGATCTTCTGGGGCGATCGCCTTGGCGGGTTGTCTGACCTGGGGTAGCTTCCCCACCCTTGTTTTAGCTCAAAGTCCAGTTGCCCCCGTCCCCACTTCCTTACCCGTAGATGAAGGCTATACCCTCGGAGCAGGCGATCGGCTAAAAGTTGATATCTTTAACGTTCCTGAATATAGCGGCGAATTTTTGATTTTATCCGATGGCTCCCTCAATTTACCCGTTGTAGGTGCAGTGCAAGTTCAGGGGCTAACCTTTCCTCAAGCATCGGATAAAATAGCGACCGTTATGTCTCGCTATCTGCGGAACCCCATTGTTACCCTCAGCTTAATCAGTGTACGTCCTGTGAAAGTGGGCATAGCTGGAGAAGTCTATAGTCCTGGCGTATACTCCATGTCCTTAAATGGGAATGAAGAAGTTGCTTTACCAACCGTCACTCGTGTAATTGATTTAGCTGGAGGAATTACCCAAGCAGCGGATATCCGAAGGATTCAAATCCGTCGCTCTCGTTCCAGTCAACAAGACAGCGATCAGATCATTACGGTAGATTTATGGAGATTATTACAAACTGCCGATCTAAGTCAAGACCTCTTATTAAGAGATGGCGATAGTCTCTTTATTCCGACTGCCACAGATGTAGATTTACAAGAAAGTAGTATTTTAGCGAATGCCAGCTTTGCTGGTGCAGACTCAGGCCCTTTAAAAATTGCAGTCGTCGGTGAAGTAAATCGACCGGGCCCCTATACCATCAACAATAACTCAGAAGAAAATGATGTTACCGTGACTGCTGCCATTCAATCAGCCGGGGGCATCACAGAACAAGCTGATATTCGCAATATTCAAGTGCGGCGGTTAACCAAATCGGGAAAAGAGCAAATTGTTGATGTTGATTTGTGGAAACTCCTTCAAGAAGGCGATTTACGCCAGGATATGCCTCTCCAAGAAGGGGATACCATTGTTATTGGCACGGCCACTGAACTGAGTCCAGATGAAGCCACAGAACTAGCTTCAACCAGCTTTTCCCCAGCAGTGATTAACGTTAATATTGTGGGAGAAGTTATCAGACCGGGTAGAGTAGAAGTACTCCCGAATACCCCCTTAGCCCAGGCTTTATTAGCGGCAGGAGGATTTAATAACAATGCCAGAGAACGTTCAGTGGAATTGATCCGCCTGAATCCCAATGGGACGGTCACCAAGCGAGAAGTCTCCATTGACTTTAGCCGAGCGCTAGACGAAGGGAATAATCCAGCCTTGCGTAATAACGATACAATCGTTGTATCCCCATCCCGTGTAGCTGAATTGGGCAATGCTGTAAGTCCAGTCTTTAATGTCTTAGGAACCGTAGGCGGAATCTTTACGATTCCCAGAACGGTGTATCGTTTATTTGATGATTTGTTTTAATTGATAAAATCATGCTCCTCAGCCATCAGTTTTACTGTTACACTGCTGTCAATTGAGAGGTTTTGAATCCATGCAAGCTGGTACTCCCCCTAAATCTAATCAAAACGGCAATGGCCACAATGGCAATGGCCATAATGGCAATGGTCACAACGGATATAAGCCCTATCCAGTTGCCATTCCTGCTCTTCCCCAGGCATCGGAGACGGAGGAATTTGATCCGAAACAGTTGTTGGTCATTGCTCGTAGACGTTGGCTGGCGCTGGCTGGAGTGGCGATCGCCGTCACCGGAGCTATTTGGGGCTGGACGCTCACCCGTACCCCGGTTTATCAATCGAATTTTCGCATGTTGGTTGAGCCAATTTCAGAAGATGATAACTCTAAGGAATTGTTACGATTAGGGTTGGGGCCGAGCTTTGATTATGCAACTCAAATTGAAGTGTTGCGATCTCCAACTCTTCTCGAACCCCTGGTGCGAGATATGCAACAAACCTATCCTGATATGACCTATGGGGAATTGGTCAGTAATTTGACGATTCAACAGGCGATCGGTGACCAAGAGCGATACACCAAGATCTTAAATATTTCCTTCCAAAGCTCTGATCCCCAAAAGACAAAAAACGTTTTAGATACTTTACTCCAAGGATATTCCCTGTATGGTATCCAACTGCGCCAATTGAGTATCCAACGAGTCGTGCAATTTGTAGAAGAACAACTGCCAGTCATCCGAGAGCAAGTTAACTCATACCAAGCAGAATTAGAAGCCTTCCGAGAACAACATAGCGTTATTGACCCAGAATTTAGAGGGAATGACATCTCTCGCTTACTCACCGATATTAACAAGCAGCAAAAAGACTCACAAGCCCAACTAGCAGAACTCCAATCTCTCTATGTCGTCTTACAAAGACAATTAGGGGCTTCTCCAGAACAAGCCTTAGCAGGAGCTGCTCTCAGTCAATCCTCTCGATACCAACAACTGCTCAATCAACTACTAGAAATAGAAACCGAAATTGCCGAAGAATCTGTTCGTTTTCAACCGGATAGTCCCAATATTAAAGCCCTCTTAGAGCAACGACAAAATCTGTTACCCCTAATTGATCGAGAAGCTCAACGGGTCGTGGGCGATCAACCGATCCCCAGCAATGGCGGGCAATTGACTCCTATTTCCGTCGGCTTGAGTACACAATTGGTAGACACAACCAATCAAATTCAGGTGCTACAAGTTCGCTTGTCTGCGTTAGCACAAGTTGAAAATCGACTCAAAGAAGAATTTTCAATTATTCCCGGTTTGGCTAGAGAATATACTGATATTCAACTGAAACTAGAAGTCGCGACCCAAAGCCTAGCCCGACTACTCGAAACTCGACAAACCCTACAATTAGAGGCAGCCCAAAAATCTGTATCTTGGGAAGTTCTTTCTGAACCCTTCCAACCGGGAGCGCCTATCTCCCCCAATGTTCCCCGCAATTTAGTCTTAGGCCTGTTCGCTGGAACCTTAATGGGATTAGGTGCGGCCTTACTGGCTGAACAACTCGATAATGCCTTCCACTCCACCAACGACCTCAAAGATTTGACTGGTTTACCCCTATTGGGGATTATTCCCTTTAAACGGGGCTTGAAACCCATTAGTGCCCCAGAAAGCATGAGAGCTAAAGTGGCCGCCGGTTCCGACCATGAACCTACTCCAGAGCAAGCGCCAAAACGTCCTCTTAATCTCAGTTTAGGCTCTAAGGGCACTTACTATAACTCGTCTCCCTTCTTAGAGTCCTTCCGTTCCTTATACACCAATATTCGCTTTCTCAGTTCGGATACTCCTATCCGTTCCCTAGTCATTAGCTCCTGTTTACCCATGGAAGGGAAATCCACTGTATCGGTCAATTTAGCTCGGTCAGCCGCTGCCATGGGTCAACGGGTACTACTCGTTGATGCGGACTTACGCCATCCTATTCTTCATACCCGCTTAGGGCTACCTAATTTGCGGGGCTTAAGCAATATTATTACCAGTGAAATTGACCCCCGTGACGTAATTCATGCCGTTGAAGATCATTTTTATATCCTTACATCAGGTCAAGTCCCTCCCGATCCGATCAAGCTATTGTCTTCTCGCAAAATGCAGCATCTGATCGAACAATTCCAAACGGAATATGATTTAGTTATTTATGATACTCCTCCCAGCTTTGGATTAGCGGATGGTAGTCTCCTTGCCAAGCGTTCAGATGGTATTCTGTTAGTCGTTGCCCTAGGAAAAACAGGACGTTCTGAACTCAACCAAGTCTTAGATAACCTGAAAATGTCCTATGTATCGGTGCTTGGCATTATCGCTAATGGTGTTAAAGGGTTTGGTTCGGGTGTAGATTACTATTATCGCAACTATATGCCCAACGAAGACCAAGTGATTTAAGATTGATTGAGATGGATAAGACATCAACCCTCAATAAACTTGTTGGTTGATGTTTGGGAAGGTTGGACTTTAGAGAGAAACCTAAAACTCTTTGAATTTCACGAGCTTTCCCCTATTGAGTTTCAGTTGCCATTCTGGATTAACCGTTAAAACCTCTCCATATTGTTGGGCAATGCGTTCTGGGGTAAAGTGAGTTTCGAGATAACGACGACCTTGACAACCCATAAACTCAGCTTTTTCTCGATTAGCCGCTAGTTCTCGAATGAACTGGGCCAATCCTTGAGAATCTCCATTGTCAAATGCTTGTCCAAAATTGACTTCTGATAACATTTGACGCAGATAGGAATGGGGTTCACAAATCGCGGCTACTGGGCGGCCAGCAGCTAGAATTCCATAGAGTTTACTGGGAGCCACTAAGCCTTCCATACCTGGACTAATGCTAACTAAAGATAGGTCACAGGCAGTCAGAGAGTAGGGTAAGCATTCTTTATCTTGATAGGGTAAGAAAGTAATCTGATTTAAGCCCAAAATCCTGGCTTGCTCCTGACAGGCTTGATATTTAGCACCATTGCCAATAAATACAAATTGGATGGGTTCATCTTTGAGGTGTTGCGCTGTAGAAATAATGGTATCTATATCATGGCAGCGTCCCATATTTCCTGAGTAGAGAACACAGAACTTTTTGACTAGGTTATGTTGATGGGCAAACCAATTTTCTTCTTTAGGGATAGGGGCAATATGATGGGGGTCTGCCCAACTGTGAATCACAGCTACACGCTCGGCAATATCTGGACATTGGGCAAGCACTCGGTTTTTCATGCTTGGACTGAGAACAATCACTGATTTAGCTCTGCGCCAAACTAAACGATTGACCTGATTCCAAAGACGGACTAATTTATGGGTTCTGGAAACTACTTTGAGTTCTACAGCTACATCTGGATAGAGATCATAAATGAGGCAAACATAGGGAACACCAAAACAGAGGTTAGCTAAATATCCTAATAGAGGTAAGAAGGGTGGGGCAGTCGTTACTAATAAGATATCTCCGCGACTGGCTGTTTTTAGTAAGTGGAGTCCAGCCCGTAGACAGAAAATAATCCCATTGATCGCTTTTCCTCGGATGCGTTGTGATAAAATTCGGGTAGTACGCGATCGCCGAACGGATAAATGCTCATCTTCTTCTAACGTCGGTGCGTCCTCTTGACCAAAGGCATATCCTGGCTGTCCAGTAAAAATATGAACTTTCATTCCCTGGCGACCCAGTTGATGAGCTAGTTCTTCAATCAGTTGACCCGTAGCTGCATAATCCGGGGGATAATACTGAGTTAATATGGACAACCTTGTTGAATAGGATGCCTTTTTACCATTTTGGCTCGTATTGATTACGCTTAGATTCTGAGTAAAAGAGCGATACAATTTAGAATCCTCCTCAACAAGGATAAGGTTTAAATCTCTTTGCTTGGGTTGCTTTGTGTGGGCTATGGTAGACTTCACACTGTCTTTTCCCAATTCCAGTTAAAAGCGCTCGATTTAGGATAATTTATTTAATACAGGATGGCAACTGATTGCCAAGTTGTAGATGTTGGCAAATGAGAGTTGCAACAGCTTGGTTACCTTGTTCATTGAGATGTACGCTATCCCGAAACAGGCTATTAATGGCTGATGGCGTTAAGGTAGACCAAGCTTCATAGACATCAATGACAGGAATACTTTGTGAGTTTAAAAGAGAAAAAAATTCTTGCTGGTAAGGTGGAGTTTTAGGTGTGGGGAGTAGATTAAAGCGGTTGGGAGTAAATAGCACCATAACAGGAATATTTTGTGCGCGAATAAACCGAACCATTTCCTGAAAAAACTTCATATTTTCAGCAAACTGTTCTTGGGGTTGAAGTTGTAATTTAGGAATTTCTGAACTGGGTGTATTTAAGGGGATATAACCGGTGATTCTGGGCCAAGCATACCGACTCCAAGCCTCTGAAATCGCCAACGGAGGAGGGCGATCCGGAAAGTAAATTGAACCGACCGTATCACTGGTACTCGTGGGTTGAACTAAATCATGGACTCCAATTTGTAAAATCACCAAATCACTGTCAAAAAGACCAAATTTTTGCAAATATCCCCATTGATTCCCCAATCCCCAAGATCCAGAGGAAGCATTAAGAACTTCCAGGGAATATCCAGATGTCTCTAGTTTCTCTTTAAGCTGTTCAGAAATTATTTCTGATTGATCGATAGGATTGCCACCATTTAAAACAGAATCACCAACCATCAAAATTCTTAGGGTTTCTGGGGGCGTTTCCAGATTGATCGGATCGGATCGTTGAGAATATTGATTATAAATAATAGTTTTACCAAACCGCCATAAGTTCTGATTGGGTTGAAAACGGTATCCTGTTTGACTATCAGCTTGCACGAGAGCTGGTTTTCCTAAGCCTAAACCCAGCCGAAGAATCGTTTCAGTTATGAGGAAAATAGCTAAAATGGCTAGAGGAATTCGATAGGATTTTTTGGAGTTTAAGAGGTGGAAAATTTTCATAAAAAGCAAAATTTATGATCGGATTGATTCAGTCTTCTACATCAATCGATTTTATAGCTTATTTTTGGCAGATCCAAATCACAGTACTGTTGAATAAGTTACCGAAGATAGGAAAGGGGGAAAACATTTTCTTTTCAAGGGTAAGTCTATTTTTAAGCAAGGATTCTAAGTCCCGATAATCAAACCCTTTGTGGGCGCGATAGGAGAATTTTTGGGCATGGGATGAGGGGAAGCTTTTGCAATCCCAAAGAATAGCAGCCGAAAAGAGTTCCTGGGGCGTGTATCGCTCATACCCATACCCACCTTTTAGGTTCGCCAGATAGCGTCCCGTTTGTTTAACAAATAGGGAAGGTCCAACTTCAATAGGAACTGAAATTACGATTTTGGCGTTGGGTTTACACAGGGGTAAAATCGTGTTGAGAATAGCCGAAGGATCGGGGACATGCTCTAAGGTTTCAGTGCAGAACACCAGATCTAGACTTTGAGGAAGAATGAGGCTATTGGTTTCTGAGGGTAGCCCTAATTTGAATCCAGGAATATCCCTTAAAGTTTCTTGAGAAGCGGTGAGCATATCGGCAGAAATATCAATGCCAAAACCTGATTGAATGAATCCTTGCTCATAGGCCGATCGCAGCAACCATCCATCGCCACATCCGTAATCTAGGGCACAGGGATACTTTTGATTTCCCAGCGCATTAAGAACAGCTTGAAAGCGGGATTTATGAGCAACACGAGTGAGGGTATTTCCTTTTTCTAGAAGGCGTTCTGAATAGGACATAAAATAAGGTGAGTTAGGTTAGAGGAACTGGAGTGGGAGTGAGTTTTAAGTTTAAGTTAGTTTATCATAAGAGATACTATCAACCGGGTATCAAGTGATTCGCAAACCAATAGCAGCATGATACAAATTTACGGGCACTCAAGGTTAGTCTACATTAGAGTTAGGCGTTATTCCTGATTTTCTGGATAACCTATTGGGGTCAGTAGTAAGGTTTCGTTTCATAAGGACAATATGATTAACCAATGTTTAGAGTCCGATCGCCTCTTTATGGACAACTGGAATCCGGATCGGGATGCCCTAGAAGCCTTTGAGAGCTATAGTGATCCGGCCATGATTTGGCAATTACGCCGAACCTGTTGGGGCAAGGTCTATGCCACAGAAGCAGCTAAAATCATCGTTAACTATAGCTTTAATATCCTCAATCTGGCTACTCTCTATGCCACGATCCATCCCGAAAACCATCGTTCTGTTGCCGTTACCCAACGGTTAGGAATGACCAATTTAGGATTATGCGATCGCTACTACAATTGCCAACTCCTGCTCTTTGCACTTCAGAAACCCTAAGCTTACCCTATTCCAGCACCATGTCTGAATCCATCACCGATCGCATCCAACCTCCTCTAGAACATATCCCCCCGCAATTCAACCCTCTCATCCTCAAAGGAATACAACTGATTCTGCCCTTGTGGTTACGCACCCAATGTAAAATCAGTCAAATTAACACCCAGAACACCGTTACCTTAGCCCAGCTCTATCATCAATTTCAGCAACAGCAGATCCGTCTCATCCTAGCCTTTCGCCATCCCAGTACCTACGACCCCTATTCCATGGCCCATTTACTCTGGAGAGCCGTACCCCAAGCCGCCAAACAGCATAAAATACCCCTAAAATACCCCGTTCATACTCACTTCATGTATGATCGCGGCATTCCCATTTGGGCCGGCAAATTCGTCAGTACCCTCTTTTCCCAACTTGGAGGGACATCCATCCAGCGTGGAAAACTCGACCGCGAAGGCTTAAAATGTGCCCGCTCCTTACTCTTCGATGGTCGTTTTCCCCTCACCTTAGCTCCAGAAGGAGGCGTTAACGACCACAGCGAACTCATCAGCCCCTTAGAACCGGGAGTTGCCCAACTCGGATTTTGGTGTGTAGAAGATTTACAAAAAGCCAATCGCCCCGAAAAAGTAGCCATTCTTCCCATTGGCATTCGTTACTCTTTCACCCAACCGCCATGGGAACAATTGGATCGGCTTTTAAATGAACTCGAACAAGATTTAGGCTTATCCCCCTTTACCAGCAATTCCTCAGATGATGTAACCCAATCCCGTTACCCTCGACTGCTGAGAGTTGGTCAAAGTTTACTCTCCTTAATGGAATCCTTTTACCGCCAATTTTATGATGTCAAATTTGAAGAATTACCAGACTTAGAAGATCCCAATCAAAACCTTTCACAACGCCTAAACCGACTCCTCGAAAATGCCCTTCAGGTCTCTGAACGTTACTTCAAAACCCAACCCAAAGGATCATTTATCGATCGGTGTCGGCGCTTAGAACAAGCGGGTTGGGAGCGTATTTATCGCTCAGACATTGACCGTTTGTCAGCGGTTGAATGTGGGTTAGGTAATTGGGTCGCCGAAGAAGCCAGTTTACGCATGGGCCATATGCGAATGGTGGAGCGCGTTTGTGCGGTGACCGGCAAATATGTGCGAGAAAAACCGACTGCTGAACGATTTGCCGAAACGTTATTAATTTTGTGGAAAGTGATTACCTGGATTAAAATAGGAAAAGTTGATGGTCACCCCAATTTAGGGAGGTTAGAAACAACTTTAACTGTGGGGGAACCCCTATGGGTTGATGACCGATGGACAGAGTACAGAAATAGCCGTCGCCAAGCCGTTTCCGGCTTAACGCAAGAGCTGCAAGTTGCCTTAGAGAAATTAATGATTTCCTAATGTGAATGCGTACCTCAAGATACTTTATGGTATTGCTCTATATAATCTCCTTTGCTATACTCCCTAGCAACATTTAGGTTATATAAACTGTAAACAACAATGACTGTTCAAGGCAAACATTTCAGATTTTCAGCAGGTGATAAACTCCATTTAGTCCATTCAATCCCATCCGAGAACTCAGAAGTCGAGTATTTTGACTACTTTGCCTATGGGTCATGCATGTGTCCTGTAGATCTTCAGCGCACCCTGGGAGAACCAACCTATCCCTATGTTATTGGTCAAGCTACGTTGCGCGGATATCGACTTGGGTTTTATCGTCGTTCCTTAAAACGTAATTGTGGCGCTCTCGATGTGGTTCCGGATACGGACAAATCAGTGGAAGGGGTACTTTATCGATTGCCTTTGCGCTTCAGTGAGTTACTCGATATTCGCGAAGAAATTCCCCGCAATGGATATCGCCATGAAACAGTAGAAGTTTATTGTCAAGATAAGCTTTATAAAGATGTGCGTACCTATGTGGTGGTAGATAAATTGCCAAAAGAATTAGCGCCAAATGATTGGTATTTTAATGTAGTGATGCGTGGTGCAGTTACTTGTGGATTGCCGGAACAGTATTGTTGGGATTTATTTAATCATATGCATCACCTGCAAGAAAGTCAATTGCGGCGATCGGCATAAAGAAATGGGGATGGGGAGACATGGGGATTGAGATGATTGTAAGGACGAAAAATTTTTCGCTCCTACAGAATCATGCCTAACATATTTCCTCTTTAGCCTTCTTATCACCCCTTGAGTCCTATTACCTGTACTTGTCTGGTGGTAAACTTTATTAGTCAATCGAGATTAAATTAATGAAGTATCATCCATTAGGTCATAGCAATTTATCTGTATCTGAATTGTGCTTGGGAACGATGACCTTTGCGAGTCAAACCACCATACAGGAAGCTCATCAGCAATTAAATTATGCTGTTTCTCAAGGAATTAATTTTATTGATACGGCTGAACTCTATCCACTGCCGGGTAATGCTGAAACTCAGGGGAACAGTGAGAGTGCGATTGGTCAGTGGTTAGTTAACCAACCTAGAGATCAATTAATTATTGCTTCTAAAGTAGCAGGAGCTGGGCCGCGATTTCCCTGGATTCGTGGCAAAAATCGCCGGGTCGATCGTACTAATATTGAACAAGCTATTAATGAAAGTCTCCGCCGCTTACAAACAGATTATATTGATTTATGCTATATTCATTGGCCCGATCGCTATGTCCCAGTATTTGGGGAAATCTATTATAACCCTTCCCATGAACGAGAAACGGTTCCGATTGCGGAACAGCTAGAAGTATTCAGCGATTTAGTAAAAGCTGGTAAAATTCGTTATGTGGGATTATCCAATGAAACCCCTTGGGGAGTTTGTGAATTTTGTCGTGTTGCCAAAGAATTGAAGTTGCCGAAAGTTGTTGCTATTCAAAATGCCTATAATTTAACTAATCGTATTTTTGAAATACATTTATCGGAAAGTTGTCGCTTTCATAAACTGGGATTATTCGCGTATAGCCCGTTGGCTTTTGGTCATCTGACTGGAAAATATATGCAGACAATTCCCCCAAAATCAAGATTAAAATTATTTCCTGGATTTGATCAAAGATATCAGAAGCCAAATTTTGAAAAAGCTGTATCTGCTTACGTTAAGATCGCTCAAAAGTTTGCCTTAACTCCCTTGCAAATGGCTCTAGCCTTTGTTCGTTCGCGTTGGTTTGTAACCAGTACCATTATTGGATGTTCTAGCCTGGAGCAATTGCAAGAAAATATTAATACCATCGAAATTCAAATATCTCAAGAAATTATTGCAGAAATTAATGCAGTTCATTCTATTTGTCCTAATCCCACCCCTTAAAGTCTATTTAGTTGTTGATAGTAATACTATGTTAGCTTTTAGTACATGTTCTACCACCAAGTATGTAGGGTGATTTCCCTTCTCCCAAAGCGAAGAAGGGGATGACAAAAGAGGGATATTTATTTCAGTTCAAAGCTGGTTCCGCGATAACAGCCTTGGAAAGAAGTGAGGGGAATTTGAGTCCGGTTTTGTAATTGAGCGACTAAGGATTGACTATTGGCAGTGGCGGAAGCTTCACCCCAATTGTAGTGAATCATGCCCAACATATTTCCAGTTTGGTGATAACTGTATTCTTCGATGGGAATGCCTTCTGCACCAACAATGGTTTGATCGTAATAGCCATTAATGATAATTTTCTCGATTTTCACCCCAGGAGCAGTGCTGAGATGCCATTGTACGGGTTCATAAGCAGAGAGGGCTAGGGTGATGGGCCGATCGCGTCTTTCAACCTGGATATCCACTTGTCCGGTAGGATGATAAGCTCCACTATGATCCCAATGAGCTTCATAGATACTAATTAAGTGTAATTCGCGATCGCCAACTTCATGAGCTACATAGCCCGAAAAATCACCGGTTCCTCCAATACCACAGCTATAACCTGGAGCAAAGGTGGTGCGGGTAACCGTTTGACTCAGTTGCTCTTGTAGTCTGGGTTTGACCCACGTCCAAGCGGCAAATCCAAGTCCAGCGATGAGTACGATTCCGACACCCACAGGAAGAACAGTTTTCAGTAAACGTCCTGCGTCTGATTCACTCCACTGATTGAACGTTTGTTTGACCGTATCTGCGGTATCTTGAATCGAGTTAGTATTACC containing:
- a CDS encoding aldo/keto reductase, whose amino-acid sequence is MKYHPLGHSNLSVSELCLGTMTFASQTTIQEAHQQLNYAVSQGINFIDTAELYPLPGNAETQGNSESAIGQWLVNQPRDQLIIASKVAGAGPRFPWIRGKNRRVDRTNIEQAINESLRRLQTDYIDLCYIHWPDRYVPVFGEIYYNPSHERETVPIAEQLEVFSDLVKAGKIRYVGLSNETPWGVCEFCRVAKELKLPKVVAIQNAYNLTNRIFEIHLSESCRFHKLGLFAYSPLAFGHLTGKYMQTIPPKSRLKLFPGFDQRYQKPNFEKAVSAYVKIAQKFALTPLQMALAFVRSRWFVTSTIIGCSSLEQLQENINTIEIQISQEIIAEINAVHSICPNPTP